GACTGGAACCGGGTGATCGAGCACGTCCGCTTCCTTCGTCGGATCGACGACGACCAACAGCCGGTCGGCCGCCGCATCGACCACCTTCTCGCGAGCGTGTGCGGCCCCGCCACCTTTTACGAGCTGGCCGTCGGCCACTTGGTCCGCCCCGTCGATCGCCACGTCGGGCCTCGCGTCGTCAAGCGTCGTCAGTGGAATTCCCGCCTCCCGCGCCAGCTCTCGGGACTGGAAGGAGGTCGGAATACCCTCGATATCGAGGCCGGCGTCGACCTGCCGGCCGAGGTCGCGGATGGAGTGTGCGGCGGTGCTCCCGGTCCCGAGTCCGACGATCATGCCGTCGGAGACGGCCTCGGCCGCTGACTCGCCGGCGGCGCGTTTCGCGTCGTCAGATCCCCCGCGTTTCATGGCTGTAGGGGCGTGGGCCGGGCGTAAAAACCGTTCGCGTCGTCATCGCACTGTGCGCATCATTCGGACCCTGTCCTGCTCTACCATCACGTAGAGACCGACAGAATTCGATTCTGTCGTCCAGAACACTTTCGAGTTCGTACGATTCCCCACGGCGACAGTGACGTTGAACTCGCTCCCGTCGTCGAATCGAGTGTACTCTCTGGATTCGTTCCGTTCGAGGGTGAGTTGTTCCTCGTGGATGACGTCACCTGTCGTGTGATTTCGAACGAGTAGGTCGACCGTCGTCTGCGTATCGAGACTGTTGGCGATCGTGAGGTCCGCGATTTTCGTGGATTCGTCGCCCGAATCGCCAGGAGTACCGATCGCTACACACCCCGAACACAGAACCGCGAGACAACACAGGATCACCAGTAGAGTCCGCACATCGATGGGTTGTTCCGAAGACGTTTTTATTTTTCTCCCACGAATCCCCGATAGAAGCAGGATATGACGGGGCCCCCTTCTCGATACCCTTTTTGAGGAGCCGTCCTACCGTCCAGCCATGAGTGGGTCATCGAATAGTGAAGCGGCCGTCACACTCGAAGACGTCCGCAAGACGTACCAGGTGGGTGAGCCGGTCCACGCCCTGGACGGCGTCTCCCTGGAGATTCCCCGCGGCTCCTACACGGCGGTGATGGGCCCGAGCGGCTCGGGCAAATCGACGCTGATGAACCTCATCGGGTGTCTGGACACCCCTACGGAGGGGTCGGTCGTCGTGAACGACCAGGACGTGACGACGATCGGGGATCGAAAACGGACGAAGATACGCGGCGAGGAAATCGGCTTCGTCTTCCAGACGTTCAACCTCATGCCGCGGCTGAACGCCCGCGAGAACGTCGCCCTTCCGATGGTGTTTCGCGGTGTCGACCGAACTGAGCGCCGCGAGCACGCAGCGGACGTCCTCGACTCCGTCGGACTGGGCGACCGACTGGGTCACCTACCGAACGAACTCTCGGGCGGGCAGCGCCAGCGGGTCGCCATCGCTCGCGCGCTGGTGAACGACCCCGCCATCCTGCTGGCCGACGAGCCGACCGGCAACCTCGACACCGAGACGGGCGCGCAGATCATGGGGCTGTTCGAGGATCTCTACAACCGCGGGAACACGATCCTGATGGTGACCCACGAGCGCGACATCGCCGAACACGCCGAGCGGATCATCCACCTGCTCGACGGTGAGATCGAGGAGATCGAGGAGCTGTCGGGGGTGGGCGTATGAACCCCATCGAGAGCCTGCGGATCGCCTGGCGCTCGATCAAGGGCCACAAACTCCGGTCGACGCTGACGACCCTCGGGGTGATCATCGGCATCGCCGCGGTGATCACGTTCGTCACGCTCGGGGCGGGCCTGCAGGAGGGGATCATCGGCGACATCAGCCCGGACGACCAGCGCAACGTCTACGTCTGGTCTGCCCCACCGGAAAACGCCAATCAGGGGCCGCTATCGGGCGCTCAGCCGGTGTTCACACAGCAGGACGCGGCGGCAATCTCGAATCTCTCGGGCGTCGAGGACGCCTACGTCTACTCGCCAGTTCCGGCTCAGGGGGTGACATACGCGGGACAGACCTTGCCCAGACAGGACGGGATCATCGCGACTGGACCGGGGTATCTCGACGAGAGCGATCTCCGGGACGGGAGACAGTTCCAGAGAGGCGCCCGTGAGGTCGTCGTCAATCCCGCGATGGCGAGCCTGTTCGACTCGAACGTCACTCTCGGCTCGAACCTGACCATCACCGTCGTCGGCGGCCAGCAGGTGACCGCGACCGTCGTCGGCATCACCACTGACTCGGAGAGTTACAGTCCCTTCGAAGGCTTCGGGGCGTCACCCCGGCTCTATCTCCCGGCCGATCCCTACTACGAGCGCATCGCTCAGGGAGCGACCGAGCGCGCCCGGTACATCTCGCTGGTCGCCGAAGCCCCGACGAAGAACGCTGACGACATCGAGCGGGTCAAGAGCGTCACGAACGAGTACCTGAGCAGTGACCGCTCGGACGCGAGCGGGCCGGCCGAACAGGGCGGACTCACGTTCTTCCTCAAGACCAGTACCGAACTCCTGGGTCAACTGGAAAGCGTGCTCAGCCTCCTGCAGAACTTCATCGTCGGGATCGCGGCAATCTCGCTGCTCGTCGGTGCGATCGGCATCGCCAACATCATGCTCGTCTCCGTGACCGAACGCACTCGCGAGATCGGGATCATGAAAGCCGTCGGCGCCCAGCGCCGCGACGTCCTCGGGCTGTTCATCGTCGAGGCGGTCATCCTCGGATTATTGGGGGCGATCCTCGGGACGCTGCTCGGGTTAGGCGCGGGCTACGCTGGCGCGCAGTTCATCGGCATCCCCTGGGTGTTCCCCTCGACGTACGCCGCGATCGCGATCGTCGTCGGTATTCTCGTGGGCGTGCTCGCCGGACTGTATCCGGCCTGGAATGCCTCGCGAACGGACCCGATCGACGCGCTGCGCTACGAGTAAGCGACCGCCTCCTTTTTGGCGCTGCCCCGCGCCGCTTCGCGTATGTTCGGAACCAGCGGTATCCGCGGGCCGGTCGGCGAGGACGTGACAGCCGACCTCGCGCTCCGGGTCGGCCGCGCTCTCGGCGTCGAGACCGACCGAGTCGTCATCGGCCGGGACCCCCGCGAGAGCGGACACCACCTCCGGGACGCCCTCTCGGCCGCCCTGCGAGAGTCAGGAACGGACGTGATCGACCTGGGGATGGCCGCGACGCCGACGGTCGCCCGCGCTGTCGCCTGGAAGGACGCCGACGCCGGCGTCTCGGTCACGGCGAGTCACAACCCTGCGCCCGACAACGGGATCAAGCTCTGGCAACCGTCCGGGCAGGCCTTCGACGACCCCATGCAAGACCGCCTGGTCGAGCGTATCGAATCGGGCGAGACCGACCTGCAGCCGTGGGATCGACTCGGAACCGAGACGACTGTCGACGCGCGAACGCGCCACGTCGAGGCCCTCGCCGCGGCGGTCGAGATCGAGGACCCGCCCGAAGTCGTCGTCGACCTCGGCAACGGCGCGGGCGGCGTCAGCGTCGACGCTTTCCAAACACTGGGCTGCGCAGTCGAGACGCTGAACGCCCAGCCCGACGGGTCGTTCCCGGGACGGCCGAGCGAACCCACGGCCGAGAACTGTGAGTCGCTGTCGGAACTCGTCGGTGCTGGCGACGCCGAGTTGGGGATCGCTCACGACGGCGACGCCGACCGGATGCGTGCGGCCACGGGCGAAGGCGAGTTCATCTCGGGGGACGTTCTGCTGGCGATCCTCGCGCGGGACGCCGCAGAACCGGGCCAGCGGATCGCCGCGCCCGTCGACACGAGCCTCGCGGTCGACGACTATCTCGCCGAGATCGACGTCGAGGTGACGCGAACGCGGGTGGGCGACGTCTACGTCGCCGAGCGAGTGACCGATCCCGACGTGGCCTTCGGGGGCGAACCCTCGGGCGCGTGGATCTGGCCCGACGCGACGCTGTGTCCCGACGGCCCGCTCGCCGCGGTAAAACTCGCCGCGCTGGCGGGCGAGCGCTCGCTCGCCGATCGCGTGGCCGACGTCGAGACCTATCCGATCCAGCGCGACAGCATCGAGGTCGCGGACAAAGCGGCCGTCATGGAGCGGATCACCGACGCCGTGACCGACGAGTACGACGACGTGACGACGCTCGATGGAGTCCGAGTCGGTCTCGAAGACGGCTGGTTCCTGCTGCGGGCCAGCGGGACACAGCCGCTGGTGCGCGTGACCGCAGAAGCGCGCGACGCCGATCGCGCCGAGACACTATTCGAGACTGCGCGGTCGATCGTCGATCGGGTACGCCGAAGGTAAGAAGGGGAAACCGCTGGTCAGTGGTCTTGTACGCCTATCCGCGTCGGGTCGACCGGGCCTCGCGGACGTCTGCACCGTCACGGATCTTGTCTTCACACTGCGGACACACTCGGGGGTTTTCGAGCCCATTCGGTGTAAAAACACGCGCGTAGGCTGCCGTTACAAATGAGCCACAGTTCTGGCATTCCGGCATACACCCGTCTGTTAGTCTGACGCACCTTAACCATTGGTGGTTTGGTACAACCACTCATGCGTTGCTGGCGCGGGCCGATTCTCGTCCGTGCGTGACTGCGTCTCTCGGTCACGCGACGACCCGTCTGGCCCGGATACTGCTGCTGTATCCGGTCGCTTTCCGGCGTATCCACTGGTATGTGGTTTCTGACAGGAACTAGTCGTCGAAGGAGGCGTAGACCGTGCCGTCCTCGGCGAGGTCGATCACGCCGTCGAACAGGTCGCGGTAGCCGTCGACGACGGCCTCGTCGTGGACGCCCTCGGCCAGGTGGAAGAGACCGACGGCGTCGTGGTCGACGAGCAGTTCGAGCAGCGCTTCGACGGCTTCACGGGCGCGGTCCTCGTCGGCGTAGTAGGCCATCTCGGTGACCGAATCGATCGAGACCCGGAGCTTGCCGTCGTGTTCGGCGAGGAAGCGCTCGGTCTGTTCGACGATCTCGTCGAGATTATCGGGTGCGGAGACGTACCGGACGTTGTCGGACTGGCGGCGCGTGTA
The Halapricum salinum genome window above contains:
- the rpiA gene encoding ribose-5-phosphate isomerase RpiA; the encoded protein is MKRGGSDDAKRAAGESAAEAVSDGMIVGLGTGSTAAHSIRDLGRQVDAGLDIEGIPTSFQSRELAREAGIPLTTLDDARPDVAIDGADQVADGQLVKGGGAAHAREKVVDAAADRLLVVVDPTKEADVLDHPVPVETIPDARQTVADAVRELGGEPELRAAERKDGPVVTDNGNLVLDCDFGAIAEPGALATDLSKIPGVLEHGLFIGLADEIHCGTDEGVRVETL
- a CDS encoding DUF7563 family protein translates to MPECQNCGSFVTAAYARVFTPNGLENPRVCPQCEDKIRDGADVREARSTRRG
- the glmM gene encoding phosphoglucosamine mutase, which encodes MFGTSGIRGPVGEDVTADLALRVGRALGVETDRVVIGRDPRESGHHLRDALSAALRESGTDVIDLGMAATPTVARAVAWKDADAGVSVTASHNPAPDNGIKLWQPSGQAFDDPMQDRLVERIESGETDLQPWDRLGTETTVDARTRHVEALAAAVEIEDPPEVVVDLGNGAGGVSVDAFQTLGCAVETLNAQPDGSFPGRPSEPTAENCESLSELVGAGDAELGIAHDGDADRMRAATGEGEFISGDVLLAILARDAAEPGQRIAAPVDTSLAVDDYLAEIDVEVTRTRVGDVYVAERVTDPDVAFGGEPSGAWIWPDATLCPDGPLAAVKLAALAGERSLADRVADVETYPIQRDSIEVADKAAVMERITDAVTDEYDDVTTLDGVRVGLEDGWFLLRASGTQPLVRVTAEARDADRAETLFETARSIVDRVRRR
- a CDS encoding DUF7090 family protein; the encoded protein is MEYTLAIEGAPETIPSGTGILLVHPSTGETDRIDTDFLSTDTDRMLIISTRTTAREVEQKLEHYAVDESKATILDTLSVERGYTRRQSDNVRYVSAPDNLDEIVEQTERFLAEHDGKLRVSIDSVTEMAYYADEDRAREAVEALLELLVDHDAVGLFHLAEGVHDEAVVDGYRDLFDGVIDLAEDGTVYASFDD
- a CDS encoding ABC transporter ATP-binding protein, producing MSGSSNSEAAVTLEDVRKTYQVGEPVHALDGVSLEIPRGSYTAVMGPSGSGKSTLMNLIGCLDTPTEGSVVVNDQDVTTIGDRKRTKIRGEEIGFVFQTFNLMPRLNARENVALPMVFRGVDRTERREHAADVLDSVGLGDRLGHLPNELSGGQRQRVAIARALVNDPAILLADEPTGNLDTETGAQIMGLFEDLYNRGNTILMVTHERDIAEHAERIIHLLDGEIEEIEELSGVGV
- a CDS encoding ABC transporter permease, whose amino-acid sequence is MNPIESLRIAWRSIKGHKLRSTLTTLGVIIGIAAVITFVTLGAGLQEGIIGDISPDDQRNVYVWSAPPENANQGPLSGAQPVFTQQDAAAISNLSGVEDAYVYSPVPAQGVTYAGQTLPRQDGIIATGPGYLDESDLRDGRQFQRGAREVVVNPAMASLFDSNVTLGSNLTITVVGGQQVTATVVGITTDSESYSPFEGFGASPRLYLPADPYYERIAQGATERARYISLVAEAPTKNADDIERVKSVTNEYLSSDRSDASGPAEQGGLTFFLKTSTELLGQLESVLSLLQNFIVGIAAISLLVGAIGIANIMLVSVTERTREIGIMKAVGAQRRDVLGLFIVEAVILGLLGAILGTLLGLGAGYAGAQFIGIPWVFPSTYAAIAIVVGILVGVLAGLYPAWNASRTDPIDALRYE